A DNA window from Borrelia sp. HM contains the following coding sequences:
- a CDS encoding Bax inhibitor-1/YccA family protein, producing MFELSQVKQEIKIKNKFLAQVFGLMAIGLLISAVFAYTTSENAAMRAVIFSNPMLYITMLIVQFGLVYAISGAIEKISSSTATALFLGYSALSGVTLSSIFMIYTQGSIFYTFGITSITFLAMSFYGYTTSTDLTKMGSYFIMGIWGIIIASILNMFLKSSGLDFLVSIIGVILFTGLTAYDVQNISKMNRMLEDDTEIKNRMAIVASLKLYLDFINLFLHLLRFLGQRRD from the coding sequence ATGTTTGAATTAAGTCAAGTTAAACAAGAAATAAAAATAAAAAATAAATTCCTTGCTCAAGTTTTTGGGTTAATGGCAATTGGTCTTTTAATATCTGCAGTATTTGCATATACAACATCTGAAAATGCAGCAATGCGTGCCGTAATATTTTCAAATCCAATGTTGTACATAACCATGTTAATTGTACAGTTTGGACTTGTTTATGCAATAAGTGGAGCAATCGAAAAAATATCAAGTAGCACAGCAACAGCGCTCTTTTTAGGATACTCAGCTTTATCAGGAGTAACCCTATCTTCTATATTTATGATATACACACAAGGGTCAATATTTTACACATTTGGAATTACTTCTATAACTTTTCTTGCAATGTCTTTTTATGGATATACAACAAGCACAGACCTTACAAAAATGGGAAGCTACTTTATAATGGGAATATGGGGCATTATTATTGCATCAATTTTGAATATGTTCTTAAAAAGTTCAGGTCTTGATTTTTTAGTTTCAATTATAGGTGTTATATTATTTACAGGTTTAACAGCTTATGATGTTCAAAATATTTCTAAAATGAATAGAATGCTAGAAGATGATACTGAAATTAAAAACCGAATGGCAATTGTAGCATCATTAAAGCTTTACCTAGACTTTATAAATCTATTCTTACATTTACTAAGATTTTTAGGACAAAGAAGAGATTAA
- the fusA gene encoding elongation factor G → MDYQKLRNIGISAHIDSGKTTLTERILFYCNKIHAIHEVKGKDGVGATMDSMELERERGITIASAATHVEWKSHPINIIDTPGHVDFTIEVERSLRVLDGAILVLDSVAGVQSQSITVDRQLKRYNVPRLAFINKCDKTGANPNNVKEQLKDKLDLNSVLMQIPIGLEDKHMGVVDLVLMKAYYFEGKDGTEIIEKEIPAELLKEAEEKRKIMLDALSDFNDELMELHMEGQDVSSDTIYNAIRTGTLALKLCPVFMGSAYKNKGVQLLLDAVTRFLPCPYDVKNVALDLNANEKETELKIDENLPTVALAFKLEDGQYGQLTYVRIYQGVLRKGQELVNSRTSKKFKVGRLIRMHASNTEDIEFGGSGDIVALFGIDCASGDTFCDPSINYSMTSMYIPEPVISLSIKPKDKKSADNMAKALGRFTKEDPTFKTYVDTESKETIIQGMGELHLEVYIERMKREFKAEVETGMPQVAYRETITDKAEFNYTHKKQSGGAGQFGRVAGFMEPLNTEEQNYEFVNLIKGGVIPTEYIPSCDKGFQKAMERGTLIGFPIVGIKITINDGQYHVVDSSDMAFQLAAIGAFREAYNKAKPTILEPIMRVTLEGPTEFQGNMFGLLNQRRGIILGSIEEGSFSKVEAEVPLSEMFGFSTVLRSSTQGKAEFAMEFLRYGKVPSTIFAELCKKFNEQNK, encoded by the coding sequence ATGGACTATCAAAAATTGCGAAATATAGGCATTAGTGCCCATATTGATTCAGGGAAAACCACACTTACAGAACGTATCCTTTTTTATTGTAACAAAATTCATGCTATTCATGAAGTAAAAGGTAAAGATGGAGTTGGAGCAACAATGGATTCAATGGAACTTGAAAGAGAACGAGGAATCACAATAGCATCAGCTGCAACTCATGTTGAATGGAAAAGTCATCCTATTAATATTATTGACACCCCAGGTCACGTTGACTTCACAATTGAAGTAGAACGTTCACTTAGAGTTCTAGATGGAGCAATACTTGTTCTTGATTCTGTTGCAGGAGTACAATCTCAATCAATTACAGTTGACAGACAATTAAAAAGATATAATGTACCACGTCTGGCTTTCATAAATAAATGTGATAAAACTGGAGCAAATCCCAATAATGTCAAAGAGCAACTTAAAGATAAGCTTGATTTAAACTCAGTTTTAATGCAAATTCCAATTGGACTTGAAGATAAGCATATGGGAGTTGTAGATCTTGTCTTAATGAAAGCATATTATTTTGAAGGCAAAGATGGAACAGAAATTATAGAAAAAGAAATTCCTGCTGAGCTACTAAAGGAAGCTGAGGAAAAACGAAAAATAATGCTTGATGCTTTATCTGACTTTAACGATGAACTTATGGAATTGCATATGGAGGGTCAAGACGTATCTTCAGACACAATATATAATGCAATTAGAACAGGTACTTTGGCTTTAAAACTTTGTCCTGTATTTATGGGATCCGCTTATAAAAATAAAGGTGTACAGCTTCTACTTGATGCTGTAACGAGGTTCTTACCTTGTCCTTATGATGTTAAAAATGTTGCACTCGACTTAAATGCGAATGAAAAAGAAACCGAACTTAAAATTGATGAAAACTTACCAACTGTAGCTTTAGCTTTTAAACTTGAAGATGGACAATACGGACAATTAACTTATGTAAGAATATACCAAGGAGTTTTAAGAAAAGGACAAGAACTAGTAAATTCAAGAACTTCCAAAAAGTTTAAAGTCGGAAGACTTATTAGAATGCATGCAAGTAATACTGAAGATATTGAATTTGGAGGCAGTGGAGATATTGTTGCATTATTTGGAATAGACTGTGCCTCAGGTGATACATTTTGCGACCCTTCTATTAACTATTCAATGACATCAATGTATATTCCAGAACCAGTAATATCGTTATCTATAAAACCTAAAGACAAAAAATCAGCTGACAATATGGCAAAAGCTCTTGGAAGATTTACAAAAGAAGATCCTACATTTAAGACTTATGTAGATACTGAATCAAAAGAAACAATAATACAAGGAATGGGTGAACTACACTTAGAAGTGTACATTGAGAGAATGAAAAGAGAATTTAAGGCAGAAGTTGAAACAGGCATGCCTCAAGTAGCATACAGAGAAACTATTACAGATAAAGCAGAATTTAACTACACCCATAAAAAGCAATCAGGAGGTGCAGGTCAATTTGGAAGAGTTGCTGGATTTATGGAACCACTTAATACAGAAGAACAAAATTATGAATTTGTTAATCTTATAAAGGGTGGAGTGATTCCAACAGAATATATTCCATCATGTGACAAAGGATTCCAAAAAGCTATGGAAAGAGGAACTTTAATTGGTTTTCCAATTGTAGGGATCAAAATTACAATTAATGATGGTCAATACCATGTTGTTGACTCCTCAGATATGGCATTCCAGCTTGCAGCAATTGGAGCATTCAGAGAAGCTTATAATAAAGCAAAACCTACAATACTAGAGCCAATCATGAGAGTAACTCTTGAGGGTCCAACCGAATTTCAAGGCAATATGTTTGGCCTTTTAAACCAAAGAAGAGGAATCATTTTAGGTTCTATTGAAGAGGGCAGTTTTTCAAAGGTTGAAGCCGAAGTGCCTTTAAGCGAAATGTTTGGATTTTCAACTGTTTTAAGATCGTCCACACAAGGAAAAGCTGAATTTGCAATGGAATTTCTAAGATATGGAAAAGTTCCAAGTACCATATTTGCTGAATTATGTAAAAAATTTAACGAACAAAATAAATAG
- a CDS encoding KTSC domain-containing protein, whose product MNTLTISHELSKIHQVDYDSALSELSIFFKDGRAYKYFKIEPRHFNMISKLVQERKSVGKYLTEHIFNKYDQEKL is encoded by the coding sequence TTGAATACTTTAACAATATCTCATGAATTGAGCAAAATACATCAGGTGGATTATGATTCTGCTTTGTCTGAACTTTCTATCTTTTTTAAGGACGGGCGAGCTTATAAATATTTCAAAATTGAGCCAAGGCATTTTAATATGATATCTAAGCTTGTGCAAGAGAGAAAATCAGTTGGTAAATATTTGACAGAGCATATCTTTAACAAATATGATCAAGAAAAGCTTTAG
- a CDS encoding tetratricopeptide repeat protein encodes MRKSSSFFFFYLLLSCGTLSKEYQAISDEYYKLAKLNDDLGNNETSVALYEQAIKFNVNVDDASSYNFVLAYINLKQYDKAELEIKSLLKKDPDNVLLVNLKAYLFFKKGNLDEALKFYLKNLEVVPANQEALFNTFYIYYLKNDLENAKKYILKYKELNYSIPSNANEIVSSLLESGG; translated from the coding sequence ATGCGTAAGAGCTCATCTTTTTTCTTTTTTTATTTATTATTATCTTGTGGCACTCTTTCTAAAGAATATCAGGCTATATCAGATGAATATTATAAACTTGCTAAATTAAATGATGATCTTGGAAATAATGAGACTTCGGTTGCGCTTTATGAACAAGCTATTAAATTTAATGTTAATGTAGATGATGCATCCAGTTATAATTTTGTTTTGGCTTATATCAATTTAAAGCAATATGATAAAGCTGAGTTAGAAATTAAATCTTTACTAAAAAAGGATCCAGACAATGTTTTGTTAGTTAATTTAAAGGCTTATTTATTCTTTAAAAAGGGTAATCTAGATGAGGCTTTAAAATTTTATTTAAAAAATTTAGAAGTAGTACCTGCTAATCAAGAAGCATTATTTAATACTTTTTATATTTATTATTTAAAGAATGATTTAGAAAACGCAAAGAAATATATTTTGAAATATAAAGAATTAAATTATTCAATACCTTCGAATGCAAATGAGATAGTTTCATCTTTGTTGGAAAGTGGTGGCTAG
- a CDS encoding ribose-phosphate pyrophosphokinase: MSLIIKKSIGIIACPGGRVFADKIMEELRKIFLDAESQVIEKISQTSNSLKEDVLKPEGILSHLLEGLEFPNLSFNETMEIPVTFVKFANGEFKSEILETIRNKDIFIVQDVSNTYPVYVNNNEKVLMTINDHLMNLMTTVDACMQAKARSVSVIVPSYPYSRQDKKHSREGLTASLFGRFLEELGVKHILTLDIHSKAIENVFRKTCFENLNASYEIFCALAELIDIKDSNLVVVSPDTGAVNRNKFFASNLKRPLALLYKERDYSKIAHNVNDSNISITKLLGDVEGKNVFMSDDILATGGTFIKAVKLLKGMGAKKIICAISLPFFNGDAIRYFDKAYEEGYFYKIIGTNAVYHDDKLISKPWYYESNVAHLFAGAILAIHNRVSFQKLLDRSHDIQELISKS; encoded by the coding sequence TTGAGTTTGATTATTAAAAAATCGATAGGGATTATTGCGTGTCCTGGTGGTAGAGTATTTGCAGATAAAATAATGGAAGAACTTAGAAAAATATTTTTAGATGCCGAGAGTCAAGTTATTGAAAAAATTTCACAAACTTCCAATTCCTTAAAAGAAGATGTTTTAAAGCCTGAGGGAATTTTATCTCATTTATTAGAAGGACTTGAATTTCCTAACTTAAGTTTTAATGAAACTATGGAAATTCCTGTTACATTTGTTAAATTTGCTAATGGTGAATTTAAATCAGAAATTTTGGAAACCATAAGAAATAAAGATATTTTTATTGTTCAAGATGTTTCTAATACTTATCCGGTTTATGTAAATAATAACGAAAAAGTATTAATGACAATTAATGATCATTTGATGAATTTGATGACTACAGTGGATGCATGCATGCAAGCTAAAGCTCGCTCTGTGAGTGTTATTGTACCTTCTTATCCTTATTCTAGACAAGATAAGAAACATTCAAGAGAAGGATTAACGGCAAGTCTTTTTGGAAGATTTTTGGAGGAATTGGGCGTTAAACATATTTTAACACTAGACATTCATTCAAAAGCGATTGAAAATGTTTTTAGAAAAACATGTTTTGAAAATTTAAATGCATCTTATGAAATTTTTTGTGCTTTAGCTGAGCTAATAGATATTAAAGATTCAAATTTGGTAGTTGTTTCTCCTGATACTGGAGCTGTTAATAGAAATAAGTTTTTTGCATCTAATCTTAAGAGACCTTTAGCTTTGCTTTATAAAGAAAGAGATTATTCAAAAATAGCACATAATGTTAATGATTCTAATATTTCTATTACTAAGCTTTTAGGAGATGTTGAAGGGAAGAATGTTTTTATGAGTGATGATATTTTAGCTACTGGTGGAACTTTTATTAAGGCTGTGAAATTGCTAAAAGGAATGGGGGCAAAAAAGATTATATGTGCAATAAGTTTACCATTTTTTAATGGGGATGCAATTAGGTATTTCGATAAGGCTTATGAAGAAGGTTATTTTTATAAAATAATTGGGACAAATGCTGTTTATCATGATGATAAACTTATCAGTAAACCTTGGTATTATGAATCTAATGTTGCGCATCTTTTTGCTGGTGCAATTCTTGCAATTCACAATAGAGTAAGCTTTCAAAAGCTTCTTGATAGAAGTCATGATATTCAAGAGTTGATTTCTAAGAGTTAA
- a CDS encoding FGGY-family carbohydrate kinase yields the protein MNVLSIDIGTSTLKSALVNSQHGVLESFDVNYFDYFNVDFENFDFKIWIFALKKVISKFRYKQIDCISISGISPCLIALGPDLVPLEVLHWNSSKVVGNFSGKSAFLPFVLSTIERGIYDKVRYFVSCFEYFIYLLTGNLITSYPNLSYIPFIWDDIEISEYNLDKDKFPPFLRMGTSVGKVTNSASIEFGIQSGIEVINAGIDYLSVLIGIGAFFPGVISNRTGTSEGFNFVSDECLPGFSLAYPYFLDNLFIIGKIIPSGYLLQLFKDKFFRSNKSFKEFFEEIAKVYNLCDVYFYLNKKELFSDRILIDSQIRDDLSKGIVGKLENSLQIVIAILESSYFSFYNRILQLKSLKKDVLDIFVSGSNSDNSFLNELKSNIIGRDLKVFEFKHSEIIGNAILAFYCLKEFDSLDEAFKKIAKCKKVISFNASVHDIYLEKYHKYISNFNLFVNS from the coding sequence ATGAATGTACTTAGTATTGATATTGGTACTAGTACTTTGAAGTCTGCTTTAGTTAATTCACAACATGGAGTTTTAGAGTCTTTTGATGTAAATTATTTTGATTACTTTAATGTTGATTTTGAAAATTTTGATTTCAAAATATGGATTTTTGCTTTAAAAAAGGTAATTTCTAAGTTTAGATATAAACAAATAGATTGTATTTCTATTAGTGGTATTTCTCCATGTTTAATAGCTCTTGGTCCAGATTTAGTTCCTTTAGAGGTTTTACATTGGAATTCTTCTAAAGTGGTTGGTAACTTTAGCGGAAAATCAGCTTTTTTACCATTTGTTCTTAGTACTATTGAGAGGGGCATTTATGATAAGGTTAGATATTTTGTATCTTGTTTTGAATATTTTATTTATTTGCTCACAGGTAATCTAATTACAAGTTATCCAAATTTATCTTATATTCCTTTTATTTGGGATGATATTGAAATAAGTGAATATAATCTTGATAAAGATAAATTTCCTCCATTTTTAAGGATGGGCACAAGTGTTGGTAAAGTTACTAATAGTGCCAGTATTGAGTTTGGAATACAAAGTGGAATAGAGGTTATTAATGCTGGAATAGATTATTTAAGCGTACTTATTGGAATTGGGGCATTTTTTCCTGGAGTTATATCCAATAGAACAGGTACAAGTGAAGGATTTAATTTTGTCTCAGATGAATGTTTACCTGGCTTTTCTTTGGCATATCCTTATTTTTTAGATAATTTGTTTATTATTGGTAAGATAATTCCTTCTGGATATTTGTTACAATTATTTAAAGATAAATTTTTTAGGAGTAATAAGTCTTTTAAAGAATTTTTTGAAGAAATTGCTAAGGTGTATAATCTATGTGATGTTTATTTTTATTTAAACAAAAAAGAGCTTTTCTCTGATCGTATTTTAATAGATTCACAAATAAGAGATGATTTGAGTAAAGGTATTGTTGGAAAATTAGAAAATTCTTTACAGATAGTGATTGCAATTCTTGAGTCTTCTTATTTTTCCTTTTACAATAGAATACTTCAGCTTAAATCCTTGAAAAAAGATGTTTTAGATATTTTTGTTAGTGGTTCTAATTCTGATAATTCGTTTTTAAATGAGTTAAAATCTAATATTATTGGTAGAGATTTAAAGGTCTTTGAATTTAAACATTCTGAGATCATTGGTAATGCAATCTTAGCTTTTTATTGTTTAAAAGAGTTTGATAGCTTAGATGAGGCATTTAAAAAGATTGCTAAATGTAAGAAAGTGATATCTTTTAATGCTAGTGTTCATGATATTTATTTGGAGAAATATCATAAGTATATTTCCAATTTTAATTTATTTGTTAATAGTTAA
- a CDS encoding SPOR domain-containing protein, with product MQDFNENNSKGFLVALTSIVAVCTIIFLGIIIFFPNKNLASDIAGKNIVLQEIKDEKTIEEIKNESPEETLSITDKPNEIIIDLTKDSKKDKSLSNSINNNNKKIINEKESQVINQQKVDKINSKEKTPQTSKVTIKTNKEIKKEKNKHSKSENKDNKYKPQKEYYIQFASLSDPISADNNIQELIKYKIHAKIQSATVNKKDIYRVRSGPYKTISEAKLDLKKILGLNEFKDAYILTINK from the coding sequence GTGCAAGACTTTAATGAAAATAATAGCAAAGGATTTTTAGTAGCATTAACTTCAATTGTAGCTGTGTGTACAATAATATTTCTTGGAATAATAATTTTCTTTCCAAATAAAAACCTAGCCTCTGACATCGCAGGTAAAAATATTGTCCTACAAGAAATAAAAGATGAAAAAACTATAGAAGAAATAAAAAATGAAAGCCCAGAAGAAACTTTATCAATAACTGACAAACCAAATGAAATTATAATTGACCTAACGAAAGATAGCAAAAAAGATAAAAGCTTAAGTAATAGCATAAACAACAATAATAAAAAAATTATTAATGAAAAAGAATCACAAGTAATAAATCAACAAAAAGTTGACAAAATAAACTCCAAAGAAAAAACACCACAAACATCAAAAGTAACTATTAAAACAAACAAAGAAATTAAAAAAGAAAAAAACAAACATAGTAAATCTGAAAATAAAGATAATAAATATAAACCTCAAAAAGAATATTACATACAATTTGCATCACTCTCAGATCCTATTTCTGCTGATAATAATATTCAAGAATTAATTAAATATAAAATACATGCAAAAATCCAATCAGCAACAGTAAATAAAAAAGATATATATAGAGTCAGATCTGGACCTTACAAAACTATATCAGAAGCAAAACTAGATCTCAAAAAAATACTAGGATTAAATGAGTTTAAGGACGCTTATATATTAACTATTAACAAATAA
- the coaE gene encoding dephospho-CoA kinase (Dephospho-CoA kinase (CoaE) performs the final step in coenzyme A biosynthesis.) — protein MGRNTSIIIGITGRISTGKDTVSKIIKNKYNFKEINVDKIGHIILKLKQDKIVNTFGTEILNNQNEIERAKLRNLVFKDRKELDKLEAITHPIIYKKVEQAILQSTSNKLIINAALLFKLNLAKFCNYIFMIKANDEIIKHRLISNRNIDENLIINILKQQENIFLNKNILNSKIINIINNKSYKYLEKKIRTKMKGVI, from the coding sequence ATGGGGAGAAATACATCAATAATAATTGGCATCACTGGACGAATATCAACAGGCAAAGATACCGTTTCTAAAATCATTAAAAATAAATATAATTTTAAAGAAATAAATGTGGATAAAATTGGGCACATAATTTTAAAATTAAAACAAGATAAAATAGTGAATACATTTGGCACAGAAATATTAAATAATCAAAATGAAATTGAAAGAGCAAAACTGAGAAATCTTGTATTTAAAGATAGAAAAGAACTAGATAAATTAGAAGCAATAACACATCCTATTATATATAAGAAAGTAGAACAAGCTATATTACAAAGCACATCTAATAAACTCATAATAAACGCAGCATTACTTTTTAAATTAAATCTTGCAAAGTTTTGCAATTACATATTTATGATAAAAGCAAATGACGAGATAATAAAACACAGGCTAATATCAAACCGAAACATTGATGAAAATTTAATTATAAATATCCTTAAACAACAAGAAAATATTTTTTTAAATAAAAATATTCTAAATTCAAAAATAATAAATATAATTAACAATAAGAGCTATAAATATCTAGAAAAAAAGATTAGGACAAAAATGAAAGGGGTAATATAG
- the polA gene encoding DNA polymerase I, whose amino-acid sequence MKEIYLIDALNIIFRSYHVMKNNPLINSKGENVNAFIGFFKTLFFIIKEKNPKSLIVTFDSETQTFRQQKYPSYKATREAPPDNLIPQIYWIKEGLLKANIPMFEVKGYEADDLIASFSKKAESNNYLTYIISPDKDLLQLMSNQIKILKIENSSFVEMDNDYVMKRFGIDKSQIKSYLSIVGDRSDNIPGIKGIGEKGAIKLLNEFQTLNGIYENLDSINNRYREILLREKENAFLSYELITLVENLKLPSLETFKLENLKEDIILLFEEYSATTLIKSYKDILKKRNISNQTQRSIFETNTTKLNQLDTNILETTSYSNNLKTIQEENIKYETILTKEQLDSLIEKLKNASYVAIDTETTSLEVHEAQIIGISVAFKEFESYYIPIESQEKNYIEKEYVIQKFNEFFKTKPKLIGQNYKFDYKILKKHGFNIIPPYFDTMIAAYIINPNIKTSLDFLAEKYLMHKNIKYEEIVTKNSTLKDIPIDIVSNYAAEDADITFRLFTIFKKTLKEKNCESLMMEIEMPFSNVITEMEENGIYLDKDYLRKYSHELDKELTLIENDIIESIGIRFNLNSSKQLYSVLFKELNLKIPQNVNKNSTNIKVLEAIKGQHESIEKIIQHRQLLKLKNTYTENLIEFINEKTNKIHTNFIQTKTATGRISSNAPNLQNIPIKDEKGRKIREAFKPEQGNIFISADYSQIELVILAHLSEDETLIEAFKNKKDIHTKTASQLFKVDEDKVTSSMRRIAKSINFGIIYRMSAYRLSQELSIKREEAQKFIDSYFNLYSKTKIFITDQIEFVRKNGYSETLLKRRRYIKEINSQNYTERSGAERIAINSIIQGSAADIMKIAMIKVYNEFKSKNLKSKIILQVHDEMLIESPKQECEEAKVIIKELMENAYPLKLPLKTNIETGKSWGEIHQ is encoded by the coding sequence ATGAAAGAAATTTATTTAATCGACGCTTTAAATATAATATTTAGAAGCTATCATGTAATGAAAAATAATCCTTTAATAAATAGTAAAGGAGAAAATGTTAATGCATTTATTGGATTTTTTAAAACTCTTTTTTTCATAATTAAAGAGAAAAATCCAAAAAGTTTAATTGTAACTTTTGATTCAGAAACACAAACATTTAGACAACAAAAATACCCAAGCTATAAAGCAACAAGAGAAGCTCCACCAGATAATTTAATTCCTCAAATCTATTGGATAAAAGAAGGTTTACTAAAAGCAAACATCCCAATGTTTGAGGTAAAAGGGTATGAAGCTGATGATCTAATAGCTAGCTTTTCAAAAAAAGCAGAAAGTAATAATTATTTAACTTATATCATATCTCCAGATAAAGATCTCTTACAACTGATGTCAAATCAAATCAAAATATTAAAAATTGAGAATAGTAGTTTCGTAGAAATGGATAATGATTATGTAATGAAAAGGTTTGGAATAGATAAATCCCAAATCAAAAGTTATCTATCCATAGTTGGAGACAGATCAGATAATATACCAGGCATTAAAGGAATTGGAGAGAAAGGAGCAATCAAGCTACTAAATGAATTTCAAACATTAAATGGAATATATGAAAATTTAGATTCTATTAATAATCGATACAGAGAAATACTACTAAGAGAGAAAGAAAATGCCTTTTTAAGTTATGAACTTATCACTCTTGTAGAAAATCTAAAACTACCATCACTTGAAACATTTAAATTAGAAAATCTTAAAGAAGACATTATTTTATTATTTGAAGAATACTCTGCAACAACTCTAATTAAATCTTACAAAGACATACTAAAAAAAAGAAATATTTCAAATCAAACACAAAGATCAATTTTTGAAACAAATACAACTAAGCTAAATCAATTAGACACAAATATTTTAGAAACAACATCATACTCAAATAATCTTAAAACAATACAAGAAGAAAATATCAAATATGAAACAATATTAACAAAAGAACAACTTGACTCATTAATAGAAAAACTAAAAAATGCAAGCTACGTAGCAATAGACACAGAAACAACTTCACTTGAAGTTCATGAAGCACAAATAATCGGAATTTCAGTTGCATTTAAAGAATTTGAAAGTTATTATATTCCCATAGAATCTCAAGAAAAAAACTATATTGAAAAAGAATATGTAATACAAAAATTCAATGAATTCTTTAAAACAAAACCTAAATTAATTGGTCAAAACTATAAATTCGATTATAAAATACTGAAAAAACATGGATTTAATATAATTCCTCCTTACTTTGATACAATGATAGCAGCATATATCATTAACCCAAATATAAAAACATCACTTGATTTTCTAGCAGAAAAATATTTAATGCACAAAAATATTAAATACGAAGAAATAGTGACAAAAAATAGTACCTTAAAAGATATACCTATTGACATAGTTTCCAATTACGCTGCTGAGGATGCAGACATTACTTTTAGATTATTTACAATTTTTAAAAAAACACTCAAAGAAAAAAACTGTGAAAGTCTAATGATGGAGATTGAAATGCCATTTAGCAATGTAATTACAGAAATGGAAGAAAATGGAATTTACCTTGACAAAGATTATCTAAGGAAATATAGTCATGAACTTGATAAAGAATTAACATTAATTGAAAATGATATAATAGAAAGTATAGGTATTAGATTTAATCTAAATTCAAGCAAACAACTGTATTCAGTTTTATTTAAGGAATTAAATTTAAAAATACCCCAAAATGTCAATAAAAACTCAACAAATATTAAAGTATTAGAAGCAATCAAAGGTCAGCATGAATCTATAGAAAAAATCATACAACACAGACAACTCTTAAAACTCAAAAACACGTATACAGAGAATCTAATAGAATTCATAAATGAAAAAACAAATAAAATACACACAAACTTTATACAAACAAAAACAGCAACGGGCCGTATCTCAAGTAATGCTCCCAATTTACAAAATATTCCAATTAAAGATGAAAAAGGACGCAAAATAAGAGAAGCTTTTAAACCTGAACAAGGTAATATTTTTATTTCAGCTGACTATTCACAAATTGAACTTGTAATATTAGCACATCTCTCAGAGGACGAAACATTAATTGAAGCATTTAAAAACAAAAAAGATATTCATACAAAAACAGCATCCCAGCTTTTTAAAGTAGATGAAGATAAAGTAACATCTTCTATGAGAAGAATAGCAAAATCAATCAATTTTGGAATAATTTATAGAATGTCAGCTTATAGACTATCACAAGAATTATCAATTAAAAGAGAAGAAGCACAAAAGTTCATAGATTCATATTTTAACCTTTATTCTAAAACAAAAATTTTTATAACAGATCAAATAGAGTTTGTAAGAAAAAATGGATATAGCGAAACTCTTTTAAAGAGAAGACGATATATAAAAGAAATTAATAGCCAAAATTATACAGAACGCTCGGGCGCTGAAAGAATAGCAATAAACAGTATAATCCAAGGTAGCGCTGCTGATATAATGAAAATAGCAATGATCAAGGTATATAACGAATTCAAAAGTAAAAATCTTAAGTCAAAAATAATATTACAAGTACACGATGAAATGCTAATCGAATCTCCTAAGCAAGAATGTGAAGAAGCCAAAGTAATAATAAAAGAACTAATGGAAAATGCGTATCCTTTAAAACTCCCTCTAAAAACAAATATTGAGACTGGAAAATCATGGGGAGAAATACATCAATAA
- a CDS encoding flagellar protein FliS, which translates to MLTKEHIYKKTQINTSNSISILVMLYDKAIQDLEIAKELYKSEDFINITKADAKVYHAQDIIIELMSTLNFADGGDIANNLLSIYSHLNKTLENVVFKQNIEDNIEEVLKHLKNLNTAWKALLKKDNHIITKKLGINIVS; encoded by the coding sequence TTGCTAACAAAAGAACACATATATAAAAAAACACAAATCAATACATCAAACTCCATATCAATATTGGTAATGCTTTACGACAAAGCAATACAAGATTTAGAAATAGCTAAAGAACTTTATAAAAGTGAAGATTTTATCAATATAACAAAAGCGGATGCAAAAGTTTACCACGCACAAGATATCATTATTGAATTAATGTCAACATTAAATTTTGCAGATGGTGGAGATATTGCAAATAATTTGCTATCAATATACTCCCACTTAAATAAAACATTAGAAAATGTTGTATTTAAACAGAATATCGAAGATAATATTGAAGAAGTTTTAAAACACCTAAAAAATCTAAATACAGCTTGGAAAGCACTACTTAAAAAAGATAATCATATTATTACCAAAAAATTAGGAATTAACATTGTCAGTTAA